In a single window of the Natronosalvus caseinilyticus genome:
- a CDS encoding FAD-dependent oxidoreductase, producing the protein MSGKYDLVIVGGGISGASLLYTTAKFTDIESIALLEKEAEISAINSHHTNNSQTLHFGDIETNYTLEKAEKVKEGAEILAGYLEHHDPDREIHSKRSKMVLGVGDDEVAELEARYHDEGFGDLFSKLRPIGREEIGELEPKVVEGRDPAKDLLALQTPDGYVVDYGEVAKSLVDNAREEASVDVFTGTQVTDLTETYDGYTLDTARGKFDCEVAVVAAGSHSLQIAKELGYGEDKVLLPIAGSFFLAENFLNGKVYTLQMKKLPFAAVHGDADVHDPSITRFGPTAKLVPTLERGRLSTVEDFLDVFGLNVAAFASYANILSDRILLPYVLRNLVYDLPEVGPKSFLPHVQKVVPSAELEDIERAKGYGGVRPQIVDTKKKSLDMGEAKIVGDDIIFNITPSPGASTSLKNAMQDAKTVVDFFEEDYTFDEDAFREDTIGHFPRLEDDAFEAGASADPEPAQADD; encoded by the coding sequence ATGTCAGGCAAATACGACCTCGTTATCGTCGGCGGTGGAATCAGTGGCGCGTCGTTGCTCTACACGACCGCGAAGTTCACCGACATCGAGTCGATCGCCTTGCTCGAGAAGGAAGCCGAAATCTCGGCGATCAACTCCCACCACACGAACAACTCCCAGACCCTGCACTTCGGGGACATCGAGACCAACTACACCCTCGAGAAGGCCGAGAAGGTCAAGGAAGGCGCCGAGATCCTCGCCGGCTACCTCGAGCACCACGACCCGGACCGCGAGATTCACTCGAAGCGCTCGAAGATGGTACTCGGCGTCGGCGACGACGAGGTCGCCGAACTCGAGGCCCGCTACCACGACGAGGGCTTCGGCGACCTCTTTTCGAAGCTACGCCCGATCGGTCGCGAGGAAATCGGCGAACTCGAGCCGAAGGTCGTCGAGGGTCGCGATCCCGCCAAAGACTTGCTGGCCCTGCAGACGCCCGACGGCTACGTCGTCGACTACGGTGAGGTCGCCAAATCGCTCGTCGACAACGCCCGCGAGGAAGCCAGCGTCGACGTCTTCACGGGCACCCAGGTCACCGATCTGACCGAGACGTACGACGGCTACACCCTCGACACGGCCCGCGGCAAGTTCGACTGCGAGGTCGCAGTCGTCGCCGCCGGCTCACACAGTCTCCAGATCGCCAAGGAACTGGGCTACGGCGAGGACAAGGTTCTGCTCCCCATCGCGGGTAGCTTCTTCCTGGCCGAGAACTTCCTCAACGGCAAGGTCTACACGCTCCAGATGAAGAAGCTCCCCTTCGCCGCGGTCCACGGCGACGCGGACGTCCACGACCCCTCGATCACCCGCTTCGGGCCGACTGCGAAGCTCGTGCCGACGCTCGAGCGCGGTCGCCTCTCGACGGTCGAGGACTTCCTCGACGTGTTCGGGCTGAACGTCGCGGCGTTCGCCAGCTACGCCAACATCCTCTCCGATCGCATCCTCCTGCCGTACGTGCTCCGGAACCTCGTCTACGACCTCCCCGAGGTCGGCCCAAAGTCGTTCCTCCCGCACGTCCAGAAGGTCGTCCCGAGCGCGGAACTCGAGGACATCGAGCGCGCGAAGGGCTACGGCGGCGTGCGCCCCCAGATCGTCGACACGAAGAAGAAGTCCCTCGATATGGGCGAGGCCAAGATCGTCGGCGACGACATCATCTTCAACATCACGCCCTCGCCGGGCGCCTCGACCAGTCTGAAAAACGCGATGCAGGACGCCAAGACGGTCGTCGACTTCTTCGAGGAGGACTACACGTTCGACGAAGACGCGTTCCGCGAGGACACCATCGGTCACTTCCCGCGACTCGAGGACGACGCGTTCGAGGCGGGAGCGAGTGCCGATCCTGAACCGGCGCAAGCAGACGACTGA
- a CDS encoding ATP-binding protein: protein MTDLGDFEAFDADASSEVADDESETAESASASANADADTSSGTTESDFERTAVEPRGRESGIGTICVSQGLRVSTDGDETTLRAYVTADNRSDIRLGTYVLASYPDGERLFCQIAGLEYAQQYHADDATEIHARRAMNGGGFDPDDEADFKFVAELEPIAVLYDDDGELKRRMTDRVPKPQTVIQEASDTDEIKTGLKMPEEGVFLGHLSVGGEKVRTNASPPTIDYRLKDDYDSGDPLVFRHTLIAGGTGSGKTHGAKNILRQYLSEERRYPMADGREVTPAVVQFDPQDEYAQMHDDNPDLEDDFARRLEREGIAYGGHDDTTAFVPKVGDSSYAAGHHRAEQVEFTIPFSMCRSRPWLVSGGSLNDNQYGGLTYLLDRYFRETSSASYAGFKSFLDDPALREELDESGRVHEATYDAVRRRVFGFDDVFDQDARPITDLISEFVAPGQLSVVPTYHINDSRATEAVVLALSSLLIDQKLSNDPDFDRIKETPLILGMDEAHNFLTDADSVQARKVIAKFTEAAKQGRKERLGLFLITQDPQDIHDAVFKQINTTVVLNLGDEDAIKSVNIPSDLESKVPYMEKGQMVVYSPDNSEPVELIGLSRCVTRHGRD from the coding sequence ATGACTGACCTGGGTGACTTCGAGGCGTTCGACGCCGACGCCTCGAGCGAGGTGGCCGACGACGAGTCGGAAACGGCGGAGTCGGCGTCTGCGAGCGCGAACGCGGACGCGGACACGAGTAGCGGGACGACCGAGAGCGACTTCGAGCGAACGGCCGTCGAACCACGCGGCCGGGAGAGCGGCATCGGGACCATCTGCGTCTCGCAGGGCTTGCGCGTCTCGACGGACGGCGACGAGACGACCCTCCGCGCGTACGTGACCGCCGACAACCGCTCCGATATTCGGCTGGGAACGTACGTCCTCGCGAGCTATCCCGACGGCGAGCGTCTGTTCTGCCAGATCGCGGGCCTCGAGTACGCCCAGCAGTACCACGCCGACGACGCGACCGAGATTCACGCCCGGCGGGCGATGAACGGGGGCGGCTTCGACCCCGACGACGAGGCGGACTTCAAGTTCGTCGCGGAACTCGAGCCGATTGCCGTTCTCTACGACGATGATGGCGAACTCAAGCGCCGGATGACCGACCGCGTGCCCAAACCCCAAACGGTGATCCAGGAAGCGAGCGACACCGACGAGATCAAGACGGGGCTGAAGATGCCCGAGGAGGGCGTCTTCCTGGGTCACCTCTCGGTCGGCGGGGAGAAGGTACGCACGAACGCCTCGCCACCGACCATCGACTACCGGTTGAAGGACGACTACGACTCGGGCGACCCGCTCGTCTTCCGGCACACGCTGATCGCCGGCGGGACGGGCTCCGGGAAGACCCACGGTGCGAAGAACATCCTCCGGCAGTACCTGTCTGAGGAGCGCCGGTATCCGATGGCCGACGGCCGGGAGGTCACGCCCGCGGTCGTCCAGTTCGATCCCCAGGACGAGTACGCCCAGATGCACGACGACAACCCCGATTTAGAGGACGACTTCGCCCGTCGTCTCGAGCGCGAGGGCATCGCCTACGGCGGGCACGACGACACGACGGCGTTCGTCCCGAAAGTGGGGGACTCGAGCTACGCCGCAGGTCATCACCGCGCCGAACAAGTCGAGTTCACCATCCCGTTCTCGATGTGTCGCTCCCGACCGTGGCTGGTCTCGGGCGGGTCGCTCAACGACAACCAGTACGGGGGACTCACGTACCTGCTCGACCGGTACTTCAGGGAAACGTCGAGCGCGAGCTACGCGGGCTTCAAATCCTTCCTCGACGACCCGGCCCTGCGGGAGGAACTCGACGAGTCCGGCCGGGTCCACGAGGCGACCTACGACGCCGTCCGGCGGCGGGTCTTCGGGTTCGACGACGTGTTCGACCAGGATGCACGGCCGATCACGGACCTGATTTCGGAGTTCGTCGCCCCCGGCCAGCTCAGCGTCGTTCCGACCTACCACATCAACGACTCGCGGGCGACGGAGGCCGTCGTCCTCGCGCTCTCGAGCCTCCTGATCGACCAGAAGCTGTCGAACGACCCGGACTTCGATCGGATCAAGGAGACGCCGCTGATCCTGGGAATGGACGAGGCGCACAACTTCCTCACCGACGCCGACAGCGTGCAGGCCCGGAAGGTCATCGCGAAGTTCACCGAGGCCGCCAAACAGGGCCGGAAGGAACGGCTGGGACTCTTTCTCATCACCCAGGACCCCCAGGACATCCACGATGCGGTCTTCAAACAGATCAACACCACCGTCGTCCTCAACCTGGGCGACGAGGACGCGATCAAGAGCGTCAACATTCCCAGCGACCTCGAGTCGAAAGTCCCCTACATGGAGAAGGGGCAGATGGTGGTCTACTCGCCCGACAACTCCGAACCCGTGGAGTTGATCGGGCTCTCGCGATGCGTGACGAGGCACGGACGGGACTGA